TGTCGAAGCCGCGCGCGGCCGCATGCACGCAATCCACACAGGCACGCGCGTAGGCCATCAGCGCCTGGCGCTTGCCCGCGCGGATCGTCTCGGCGAAGAAATCGAGATCGCCGCCGACGTTGTACATGGTCGGAATCAACGACCCGGTCACCCAGAAATCGATCTGCAGTCCCGACTCTCGCGCCGCCTGCGCGAGGCCCAGAATGTCATGCACCAGATCGAGGTTGAAACAGGGACGCGGTTGCGCTCGCAACATCATCCACATGACGTTACGGCCTTCCTCATAGTAAGCGGAGATTTGCGACAGGTTGCCGGCTTCGATGAACGGACGGCAGGCGTGGTGGCTATGCAGATTCATTTTGAACGGTCCTTTAAGGTTAAACATTGGTAATGCAATGCGAGCCTAAAGCAGACCGGAATCGGATGGGAGCGGGGTAACCAACAGATGAAAGCAAGCGCTTATCGAAGCCACGCCGGACGGCGCTCCGGCGGCACGCGGCCGTCTATTCGCGCGATGCCGTCGACGCAAACGCTTGCGCACCGAAGATGGGCGAAATTAGCCCATCAATGAGCATGCCGGCGCGCGCAAAAAGCGGGCGGCGTAAATCCGATTTTTTTGCTGAGTTGGAATGAAAAGGAAATAACGCGCGGTTAGGCAATGCAATCGAAAATAGGCATTGCGGATGTTTATTTTTTGAATTGTGACCTGACCGACGGAATACCTAAATTGCATAGCGCGGACCTTCCCCGTGCTGTGCGAGTCGTGCCGATCGGGTCTGACCGAACGGCACGAACTCATGGACCTACGAACTTACGGACGCACGAACGCTCAAGGCGCGGCGGCGATCACATCGGCCACCGCGGCGGTCAGCTTCTTGCCGTACGGCACATGCAGGAACTCGTTCGGCCCGTGCGCATTCGACTTCGGCCCCAACACGCCGCACACCATGAACTGCGATTTCGGGAAGCCCGCCTTCAGCACGTTCATCAACGGAATCGTGCCGCCCTGCCCCATGTAGGCGACGTCGGCGCCATAGTGTTGACGCGATGCGTCGTTGAGCGCGGTGGCGAGCCACGGTGCGAGATCGGGCGCGCTCCAGCCGCTGGCCGCGCCCGCGTCCGGCTTGAACGTCACCTTCGCGTTGTACGGCGGATCGACTTCGAGCAGCGCCTTCAGTTCGGCGACGGCCTTCTCCGCTTCGATCATCGGCGGCAGACGCAGCGACAGCTTGAACGCGGTGCGCGGACGCAGCACGTTGCCGGCATCGGCGAGCGCGGGCATGCCCGCCGCGCCGGTTACCGACAACGACGGACGCCACGTCGAATTGAGCAGCGCTTCCTGCGGGTTGGTGGTGGTGGGCAGCACCTGGCGGCCGTTCTCGCCGCAGGCCCACGGCAGTTTCTTCCAGACGTCGTCGCCGAGAATCGCGGCGGTCGCTTCGGCTTCGCGTAGACGCTCCGCCGGAATCTGAACGTGGAAACCCTTCGGCAGCAGCGTGCCGTTCGCGGAGTCTTCGAGACGGTCGAACAGTTGCCGCATGATGCGGAAACTCGACGGCGCGATGCCGCCGTAACCGCCCGAGTGAATGCCCTCGTCGAGCACCTGCACTTCGAGGTCGCCGGCCACGAGTCCGCGCAGCGACGTGGTGAGCCACAGTTGATCGTAGTTGCCCGCGCCCGAATCGAGACACACGACGAGCCCGACCTTGCCGAGCCGCTCGCGCAAGACGTCGACGTACGGCAGCAGATCGTAGCTGCCCGACTCCTCGCAGGTTTCGATCAGACCGACGCAACGCGGACGCTCGATACCTTGCGCGTCCAGCGCGGCGAGCGCGGTGATGCTGGCGTAGATCGCGTAGCCGTCGTCGGCGCCGCCGCGGCCGTAGAGCTTGTCGTTCTCGAGCTTCGGCGTCCACGGCCCAAGGTCGTTGCGCCAGCCGTCGAACTCGGGCTGCTTGTCGAGGTGACCGTACAGCACGATGGTTTCTTCGCTGCCGGAACGGGTCGCGGCCGTTTCGAAGAAGATCACCGGCGTGCGACCCGGCAGGCGGATCACTTCGAGCTTCAGACCCCGCACGGGTTGCTGTTCGGCCCATTGCGCGGCGTCGGTGATCACGCGCTCCAGATAGCCGTTCTTGACCCACTCGGGATCGAACGCCGGGCTCTTGGCCGGAATCGCGATGTAGTCCGTCAACGCCGGCACGATCTCATCGTTCCATTTACGGTCGACGAATTCGCGTAGCGTGTCGTGGTTGATGCGTCGGGTCTGCTGGGTCGTATCGTCGGAGATCATGGTGGCGTCCGTGTCGGCTCTGGTCGGTCGAAACGAACATGATAGTCCTGATGCCCGATGCGCTGAAGCCCTCGCCGCTCAGCCCGGCCTCCGGCGGCTCGCTGGCGACCGCCGGCTCAATGCGAAAAATCGTTCCGCACGAGCGCTGCGCAAAAGAAATAATCGCGCGACAATCGTCGTTTACGTTGCGTTTGAGGAGTGCCCCCATGGCGGGCAATGTCATCGTTCAGGCCGTGGCCGCCGTGCTCGCATTGGCGCTGTATTTTCTGC
This genomic stretch from Paraburkholderia bryophila harbors:
- a CDS encoding M20 family metallopeptidase: MISDDTTQQTRRINHDTLREFVDRKWNDEIVPALTDYIAIPAKSPAFDPEWVKNGYLERVITDAAQWAEQQPVRGLKLEVIRLPGRTPVIFFETAATRSGSEETIVLYGHLDKQPEFDGWRNDLGPWTPKLENDKLYGRGGADDGYAIYASITALAALDAQGIERPRCVGLIETCEESGSYDLLPYVDVLRERLGKVGLVVCLDSGAGNYDQLWLTTSLRGLVAGDLEVQVLDEGIHSGGYGGIAPSSFRIMRQLFDRLEDSANGTLLPKGFHVQIPAERLREAEATAAILGDDVWKKLPWACGENGRQVLPTTTNPQEALLNSTWRPSLSVTGAAGMPALADAGNVLRPRTAFKLSLRLPPMIEAEKAVAELKALLEVDPPYNAKVTFKPDAGAASGWSAPDLAPWLATALNDASRQHYGADVAYMGQGGTIPLMNVLKAGFPKSQFMVCGVLGPKSNAHGPNEFLHVPYGKKLTAAVADVIAAAP